A stretch of Mesoplodon densirostris isolate mMesDen1 chromosome 9, mMesDen1 primary haplotype, whole genome shotgun sequence DNA encodes these proteins:
- the FAM131B gene encoding protein FAM131B isoform X1, giving the protein MGCIGSRTVGNEVIAVDWKGLKDVDQINMDSTSSLHGSSLHRPSTEQTRTDFSWDGINLSMEDTTSILPKLKRNSNAYGIGALAKSSFSGISRSMKDHVTKPTAMGQGRVAHMIEWQGWGKAPAVQPQHSHEAVRRDTDAYSDLSDGEKEARFLAGVMEQFAISEATLMAWSSMDGEDMSVNSAQEPLGCNYSDNYQELMESQDALAQAPMDGWPHSYVSQGMYCLGSSDAWEASDQSLIASPATGSYLGPAFDDSQPSLHEMGPSQPALGYSAQEPPPLLGGDTDWAPGVGGVDLATGPAEEEKRPLAPEEEEDAGCRDLESLSPREDPEMPTALSRKVSDVTSSGVQSFDEEEGEANN; this is encoded by the exons ATGGGCTGCATCGGCTCCCGGACCGTGG GAAATGAAGTGATTGCCGTGGACTGGAAGGGCCTGAAGGATGTGGACCAAATCAACATGGACAGCACCAGCTCGCTGCACGGGAGCAGCCTCCACCGGCCCTCCACCGAG CAAACCCGGACTGACTTCTCCTGGGATGGCATCAAT CTCTCCATGGAGGACACCACGTCCATTCTTCCGAAGCTTAAGCGGAACTCTAACGCCTACGGCATTGGGGCCCTGGCCAAGTCATCGTTCTCAG GGATTTCGAGAAGCATGAAGGACCATGTGACAAAGCCCACAGCCATGGGGCAGGGCCGGGTGGCTCACATGATtgagtggcagggctgggggaaggcACCAGCCGTTCAGCCGCAACACAGCCACGAGGCCGTGCGCAGGGATACAGATGCCTACTCCGACCTCAGCGATGGCGAGAAGGAGGCACGTTTCCTAGCAG gtgtcatggaacagtttGCTATCTCCGAGGCCACTCTCATGGCCTGGTCCTCCATGGATGGTGAGGACATGAGTGTCAACTCTGCCCAGGAGCCATTGGGCTGCAATTACAGTGACAACTACCAGGAATTGATGGAGAGTCAGG ATGCCCTTGCTCAAGCCCCAATGGATGGATGGCCTCACTCCTATGTGTCCCAGGGCATGTACTGTCTGGGGTCATCGGATGCCTGGGAAGCAAGCGACCAGTCCCTCATTGCCTCTCCGGCCACAGGATCCTATCTCGGCCCTGCATTTGATGACTCACAGCCTAGCTTGCACGAAATGGGACCTTCCCAACCTGCTTTGGGATACTCTGCTCAGGAGCCTCCACCTTTGCTGGGGGGAGACACTGACTGGGCTCCAGGGGTGGGCGGGGTGGACCTGGCAACGGGCCCTGCCGAGGAGGAGAAGAGGCCATTGGCGCCCGAGGAGGAAGAGGATGCGGGATGCCGGGACCTGGAGTCGCTTTCCCCACGAGAAGACCCAGAGATGCCCACCGCTCTCAGCCGGAAGGTGTCTGACGTCACATCCTCAGGCGTGCAGTCCTTTgatgaggaggagggagaggccaaCAACTAG
- the FAM131B gene encoding protein FAM131B isoform X2, protein MGCIGSRTVGNEVIAVDWKGLKDVDQINMDSTSSLHGSSLHRPSTELSMEDTTSILPKLKRNSNAYGIGALAKSSFSGISRSMKDHVTKPTAMGQGRVAHMIEWQGWGKAPAVQPQHSHEAVRRDTDAYSDLSDGEKEARFLAGVMEQFAISEATLMAWSSMDGEDMSVNSAQEPLGCNYSDNYQELMESQDALAQAPMDGWPHSYVSQGMYCLGSSDAWEASDQSLIASPATGSYLGPAFDDSQPSLHEMGPSQPALGYSAQEPPPLLGGDTDWAPGVGGVDLATGPAEEEKRPLAPEEEEDAGCRDLESLSPREDPEMPTALSRKVSDVTSSGVQSFDEEEGEANN, encoded by the exons ATGGGCTGCATCGGCTCCCGGACCGTGG GAAATGAAGTGATTGCCGTGGACTGGAAGGGCCTGAAGGATGTGGACCAAATCAACATGGACAGCACCAGCTCGCTGCACGGGAGCAGCCTCCACCGGCCCTCCACCGAG CTCTCCATGGAGGACACCACGTCCATTCTTCCGAAGCTTAAGCGGAACTCTAACGCCTACGGCATTGGGGCCCTGGCCAAGTCATCGTTCTCAG GGATTTCGAGAAGCATGAAGGACCATGTGACAAAGCCCACAGCCATGGGGCAGGGCCGGGTGGCTCACATGATtgagtggcagggctgggggaaggcACCAGCCGTTCAGCCGCAACACAGCCACGAGGCCGTGCGCAGGGATACAGATGCCTACTCCGACCTCAGCGATGGCGAGAAGGAGGCACGTTTCCTAGCAG gtgtcatggaacagtttGCTATCTCCGAGGCCACTCTCATGGCCTGGTCCTCCATGGATGGTGAGGACATGAGTGTCAACTCTGCCCAGGAGCCATTGGGCTGCAATTACAGTGACAACTACCAGGAATTGATGGAGAGTCAGG ATGCCCTTGCTCAAGCCCCAATGGATGGATGGCCTCACTCCTATGTGTCCCAGGGCATGTACTGTCTGGGGTCATCGGATGCCTGGGAAGCAAGCGACCAGTCCCTCATTGCCTCTCCGGCCACAGGATCCTATCTCGGCCCTGCATTTGATGACTCACAGCCTAGCTTGCACGAAATGGGACCTTCCCAACCTGCTTTGGGATACTCTGCTCAGGAGCCTCCACCTTTGCTGGGGGGAGACACTGACTGGGCTCCAGGGGTGGGCGGGGTGGACCTGGCAACGGGCCCTGCCGAGGAGGAGAAGAGGCCATTGGCGCCCGAGGAGGAAGAGGATGCGGGATGCCGGGACCTGGAGTCGCTTTCCCCACGAGAAGACCCAGAGATGCCCACCGCTCTCAGCCGGAAGGTGTCTGACGTCACATCCTCAGGCGTGCAGTCCTTTgatgaggaggagggagaggccaaCAACTAG
- the FAM131B gene encoding protein FAM131B isoform X3, whose translation MGCIGSRTVGNEVIAVDWKGLKDVDQINMDSTSSLHGSSLHRPSTEQTRTDFSWDGINLSMEDTTSILPKLKRNSNAYGIGALAKSSFSGVMEQFAISEATLMAWSSMDGEDMSVNSAQEPLGCNYSDNYQELMESQDALAQAPMDGWPHSYVSQGMYCLGSSDAWEASDQSLIASPATGSYLGPAFDDSQPSLHEMGPSQPALGYSAQEPPPLLGGDTDWAPGVGGVDLATGPAEEEKRPLAPEEEEDAGCRDLESLSPREDPEMPTALSRKVSDVTSSGVQSFDEEEGEANN comes from the exons ATGGGCTGCATCGGCTCCCGGACCGTGG GAAATGAAGTGATTGCCGTGGACTGGAAGGGCCTGAAGGATGTGGACCAAATCAACATGGACAGCACCAGCTCGCTGCACGGGAGCAGCCTCCACCGGCCCTCCACCGAG CAAACCCGGACTGACTTCTCCTGGGATGGCATCAAT CTCTCCATGGAGGACACCACGTCCATTCTTCCGAAGCTTAAGCGGAACTCTAACGCCTACGGCATTGGGGCCCTGGCCAAGTCATCGTTCTCAG gtgtcatggaacagtttGCTATCTCCGAGGCCACTCTCATGGCCTGGTCCTCCATGGATGGTGAGGACATGAGTGTCAACTCTGCCCAGGAGCCATTGGGCTGCAATTACAGTGACAACTACCAGGAATTGATGGAGAGTCAGG ATGCCCTTGCTCAAGCCCCAATGGATGGATGGCCTCACTCCTATGTGTCCCAGGGCATGTACTGTCTGGGGTCATCGGATGCCTGGGAAGCAAGCGACCAGTCCCTCATTGCCTCTCCGGCCACAGGATCCTATCTCGGCCCTGCATTTGATGACTCACAGCCTAGCTTGCACGAAATGGGACCTTCCCAACCTGCTTTGGGATACTCTGCTCAGGAGCCTCCACCTTTGCTGGGGGGAGACACTGACTGGGCTCCAGGGGTGGGCGGGGTGGACCTGGCAACGGGCCCTGCCGAGGAGGAGAAGAGGCCATTGGCGCCCGAGGAGGAAGAGGATGCGGGATGCCGGGACCTGGAGTCGCTTTCCCCACGAGAAGACCCAGAGATGCCCACCGCTCTCAGCCGGAAGGTGTCTGACGTCACATCCTCAGGCGTGCAGTCCTTTgatgaggaggagggagaggccaaCAACTAG